A part of Scleropages formosus chromosome 3, fSclFor1.1, whole genome shotgun sequence genomic DNA contains:
- the fam151a gene encoding protein FAM151A, which yields MLDYLIQNGNIEEKDGLQVTWYHSANNKSEMEQALKSAAMVLEADVNVEGHNTINETNIPIMAHPPNIYSDNTLQQWLDSVLKTKKGIKLDFKSIQSVEPSLEILRIRNQSGINRPVWLNADILHGPNVPPFWPLVNGTRFLELIQTKFPEATISPGWKVQYFAFTPNATYSRAMVEEMYEIIRDVPQRVTFPVLAVMVKRAWPHFSWLLSQSPRFSLTLWQGKENPTVNDLLFVRDNTHPQRVYYDIYEPVLSHFKEAARLSHRPKQFYPGGDLIEYFKPVDNDGFFIQWELITNKTSLLSVLRESTGGMLVIPVGSKDGQPGVLMVENSDSDITLQQCIDLIFTSSKPWGLYFQIKDHNLLPSTLQLLSQAYDSDILHNPTWINMELSHGAFKTPGYIGGQEFLDTINQIFPYVTLAPGWPQEVLHNGYTKPLIDDMVQLFQNTWQNVSLQVLVEHMQSFQGQEALLRAMPRFSITVQRPENANYYDGILNLFIRQGDNRRSFYNMPRDYRARIENFLT from the exons ATGTTGGACTATCTCATCCAGAACGGTAATATTGAGGAGAAGGATGGATTACAGGTCACTTGGTACCACTCTGCTAACAACAAGTCAGAAATGGAACAAGCCCTGAAAA GCGCTGCCATGGTTCTGGAGGCTGATGTGAATGTGGAAGGACATAACACCATCAACGAGACCAACATCCCCATCATGGCCCATCCTCCCAACATCTACAGTGACAACACTCTCCAACAGTGGCTGGACAGTGTGCTCAAGACTAAAAAAG ggaTAAAGCTGGACTTTAAAAGCATTCAATCTGTGGAACCTTCTCTGGAGATCCTGAGGATAAGAAACCAGAGTGGCATTAACAGGCCTGTGTGGCTCAATGCTGACATTCTCCACGGCCCCAACGTGCCTCCATTCTGGCCTCTGGTCAACGGGACCAG ATTCTTGGAATTGATTCAAACAAAGTTCCCAGAGGCCACAATCTCTCCTGGCTGGAAAGTGCAGTACTTCGCTTTCACCCCCAACGCAACATACAGTCGCGCCATGGTGGAGGAAATGTACGAGATCATCCGGGATGTTCCACAGAGGGTCACCTTCCCTGTACTGGCAGTTATGGTGAAGCGGGCCTGGCCCCACTTCAGCTGGCTGCTGAGCCAGTCACCCAG GTTTAGTCTAACCCTGTGGCAGGGTAAGGAGAACCCCACCGTGAACGACCTGCTGTTCGTCCGGGACAACACCCACCCACAGCGAGTGTACTACGATATCTATGAACCCGTCTTGTCCCACTTCAAGGAGGCTGCAA GGCTCAGTCACCGGCCAAAACAGTTCTACCCTGGAGGAGACTTGATTGAATATTTCAAGCCTGTGGACAATGATGGTTTTTTTATCCAATGGGAACTCATCACAAACAAGACATCACTACTGTCTGTGCTCAGAG AAAGCACTGGCGGGATGCTGGTCATTCCAGTGGGGTCTAAAGACGGCCAACCTGGGGTCTTAATGGTTGAAAACTCGGATTCTGACATCACCCTCCAGCAGTGCATAGATCTGATCTTTACATCCTCCAAACCCTGGGGCCTCTACTTCCAGATCAAAGACCACAACCTTCTTCCCTCCACACTTCAGCTACTTAGTCAGGCATACGACAGTGACATCCTGCATAACCCCACCTGGATCAACATGGAACTATCCCACGGAGCCTTCAAGACACCAGGCTATATTGGAGGCCAAGAATTCTTGGACACCATCAATCAGATCTTTCCTTATGTCACATTGGCCCCTGGGTGGCCTCAAGAAGTTCTGCACAATGGCTACACAAAACCTCTAATTGATGACATGGTGCAGTTATTCCAAAACACTTGGCAAAATGTGTCTTTGCAGGTACTAGTAGAACATATGCAGTCTTTCCAGGGTCAAGAGGCCCTGTTGAGGGCCATGCCTCGCTTTTCAATTACAGTGCAGAGGCCAGAGAATGCCAATTACTATGATGGGAtcctaaatttatttattaggcAAGGGGACAACCGCCGGTCTTTCTACAACATGCCCAGGGACTACAGGGCCAGGATAGAGAATTTTCTCACCTAG